TTGGTAGATCTTGCTTATCTCAATTATCCTGGTTTTTCTATCAAGGATGAGGAAGTTGCAATTGCTGAGTTAGAGGTTAAATTATCGAAATACGCATGGTTGGATCAACTAACAGTCAGCGCCAATATTAATGAGTCTGTAATAGACCCACCGAGTTCTGATATGGTGCCTAATGTTTATTACCCCAGATATAATTTTGGAGTAAGAATCCCGGTTGGAATTTTTGTAAGGCAGCCTACGCACACGAAAATTGCAAAAAAGATGCATCAGATTAGTTTATACAATCATGAAGTGTCCTGGATGATGCTGAAGAAGGAAGTATTATCCTCCTATAATGATTATTTGATGTATAAGGAGGTATACGATTTGAAAATAGAGATTGCGGAAGAGGCCTATGCAATTTTGATGAATATGGAAGACAAATTTACAAACGGTGAAATTGAACTTGAACTGTATAACAATGTAGCTAAAAACTATAAATTGGATGTCGAAAAATTATTCGCCGCAAAAGCAGAGATGGAAAACGCTAAATTAGAATTGGAGATGTGGATAGGAAGGGATCTAGAAGATGTAAATTAAATCAAGAATATAATGGAATATGTAAGTGAGAAATATCGAGATCTAAAAAAGACTGCTGCTGAATGCAAGGAGTTGTATCAGAATGCGTCACCTTTTCCTAATTTTTACCTTGATGATTTTTTTGATGAAAAAATGCTATCTGAGGTATTAGAGGAATTTCCAGATATGCGTAAAAAGCCTGATCTAAAGTTTGAAACCCCTAACGAAAAGAAATTAGCCTCAAAAGGCGAAAGTAGATTTGGTCCTAAGACCAAGGCGTTTATGCATTATTTGAATTCGGAACCATTTTTAAATTTTCTAGCCGAGGTTTCGGGTATTGATAAGTTGATTCCTGATCCTTATTTTGAGGGAGCAGGTTGTCATCAAATTGAACCAGGAGGAATGCTGAAAGTGCATGCGGACTTTAATAAAAATCGGTATTTGGGACTGGATAGAAGATTGAACTTTTTGATTTATCTGAATAAAGATTGGGATGAATCATATGGAGGACATTTTGAGTTGTGGGACACTGAAATGAAAAAATGTGAAAAGAAGATATTGCCCTTATTTAATAGGATTGCTATGTTTTCCACAACATCTTTTTCTTATCATGGACACCCAACTCCACTGTCTTGTCCAGAAGATCGTACACGACAGTCGATTGCTCTGTATTACTATACCAACGGTAGACCTGATGGAGAAGTAGTAGAAGGGTTAGAGGATCATAGAACGATCTTTAAATATCGTAAGGATGATGAAGAGGCGAATAAATTTGCTAGAAAGCAAAGAGTGAAACAAATAGTAAAACTCTTTATTCCACCTTTGTTAACAGGTGGATTAAAGGAGCTTAAAAA
This is a stretch of genomic DNA from Reichenbachiella ulvae. It encodes these proteins:
- a CDS encoding TolC family protein, producing the protein MKINKVIIFLSFQSILLIGGLSAQTREYHIRSIEEQERIDAFGEKLVDLAYLNYPGFSIKDEEVAIAELEVKLSKYAWLDQLTVSANINESVIDPPSSDMVPNVYYPRYNFGVRIPVGIFVRQPTHTKIAKKMHQISLYNHEVSWMMLKKEVLSSYNDYLMYKEVYDLKIEIAEEAYAILMNMEDKFTNGEIELELYNNVAKNYKLDVEKLFAAKAEMENAKLELEMWIGRDLEDVN
- a CDS encoding 2OG-Fe(II) oxygenase, whose translation is MEYVSEKYRDLKKTAAECKELYQNASPFPNFYLDDFFDEKMLSEVLEEFPDMRKKPDLKFETPNEKKLASKGESRFGPKTKAFMHYLNSEPFLNFLAEVSGIDKLIPDPYFEGAGCHQIEPGGMLKVHADFNKNRYLGLDRRLNFLIYLNKDWDESYGGHFELWDTEMKKCEKKILPLFNRIAMFSTTSFSYHGHPTPLSCPEDRTRQSIALYYYTNGRPDGEVVEGLEDHRTIFKYRKDDEEANKFARKQRVKQIVKLFIPPLLTGGLKELKKY